One stretch of Methyloversatilis sp. RAC08 DNA includes these proteins:
- a CDS encoding LysR family transcriptional regulator, translating into MSDHDHPLTPEAIRLIATIDEAGSFAAAARVLGKVPSALSYSVRQLEDALDVLLFDRASRSAVLTPAGRELLSEGRRLLIEMDAVASRVKRVASGWEGQLAIAANALLCPHTLLDLVDAFYSQRDTARLPPPTRIRLRQEVLSGTWEALLTGAADLAIGVDADDSRVSGVQIEPLGDIRFVFAVAPQHPLARIESVLTPALIRAHRAVAVADSALKLSPVSRNLQPGQDVLTVPTLDMKIDAQLRGLGCGFLPESRVRGHIAAGRLLAKDTGDAKVCGFSIAWRSGPRGRALDWWLQQLASPRTRTALLEGVPA; encoded by the coding sequence ATGAGCGACCACGACCACCCGCTGACACCGGAAGCGATCCGCCTGATCGCCACCATCGATGAAGCCGGCAGCTTTGCCGCCGCCGCACGCGTGCTCGGCAAGGTGCCGTCGGCGCTCAGCTACAGCGTGCGCCAGCTGGAAGACGCGCTCGACGTGCTGCTGTTCGACCGCGCCAGCCGCAGCGCGGTCCTGACGCCGGCCGGTCGCGAACTGCTGTCGGAGGGGCGTCGCCTGCTGATCGAGATGGATGCGGTCGCCAGCCGGGTGAAGCGGGTCGCCAGTGGCTGGGAAGGTCAGCTCGCGATCGCTGCCAACGCACTGCTGTGTCCGCACACGCTGCTCGATCTGGTCGACGCCTTCTACAGCCAGCGCGACACCGCCCGCCTGCCGCCACCCACGCGCATCCGGCTGCGCCAGGAAGTGCTGTCCGGCACCTGGGAGGCCCTGCTGACCGGCGCGGCCGATCTGGCGATCGGCGTCGATGCCGACGACAGCCGGGTCAGTGGCGTGCAGATCGAGCCGCTGGGCGATATCCGGTTCGTGTTCGCAGTGGCACCGCAGCATCCGCTTGCACGCATCGAGTCGGTGCTGACACCTGCGTTGATTCGCGCCCATCGTGCCGTTGCAGTGGCCGACAGCGCGCTGAAGCTGTCGCCGGTATCGCGCAACCTGCAACCCGGCCAGGATGTACTCACCGTGCCGACGCTCGACATGAAGATCGACGCGCAGCTGCGCGGCCTGGGCTGCGGCTTTCTGCCGGAAAGCCGCGTACGCGGGCACATCGCAGCCGGACGTCTGCTGGCGAAGGACACCGGTGACGCGAAGGTCTGCGGTTTTTCGATCGCCTGGCGCAGCGGCCCGCGCGGTCGCGCGCTCGACTGGTGGCTGCAGCAGCTGGCGAGTC
- a CDS encoding pirin family protein — protein MISLRKSSERGCDDHGWGHSYFSFSFADYHDPEHMGFGVLRALMEDTIAPGGGFGTHPHRDMEIVTVVLAGELTHRDSMGHAGVLRAGDVQRMSAGHGVLHSEWNHGRDDTVRMLQIWLLPEARGIAPGYAQAHFPAAAQRGRLQTLVHPPARDGALGIHCDVALLAIRLDAGDAPVSYPLDHGRKAYVHLVDGALTVNGQRLLGGDAVKLDDEKDVIFEHGQGAHALLFDLGNPAS, from the coding sequence ATGATCAGTCTGCGCAAATCTTCAGAACGCGGCTGCGACGACCACGGCTGGGGGCACTCGTATTTCAGCTTTTCGTTCGCCGATTACCACGACCCGGAGCACATGGGTTTCGGCGTGCTGCGCGCGCTGATGGAAGACACGATCGCGCCTGGCGGCGGCTTCGGCACCCACCCGCATCGCGACATGGAAATCGTCACCGTCGTGCTGGCCGGCGAACTGACTCACCGCGACTCGATGGGGCATGCCGGCGTCCTCCGCGCGGGCGACGTGCAGCGCATGAGCGCCGGCCACGGCGTGCTGCACAGCGAATGGAACCACGGTCGCGACGATACCGTGCGCATGCTGCAGATATGGCTGCTGCCGGAAGCGCGCGGCATCGCGCCAGGTTACGCGCAGGCCCACTTTCCGGCGGCGGCCCAACGCGGGCGGTTGCAGACGCTGGTCCATCCGCCGGCACGCGATGGCGCACTGGGCATCCATTGCGATGTGGCGCTGCTCGCCATCCGGCTCGACGCCGGTGACGCGCCGGTCAGCTACCCGCTTGACCATGGCCGCAAGGCCTATGTGCATCTGGTGGATGGCGCGCTGACCGTCAACGGGCAGCGGCTGCTGGGCGGCGACGCCGTGAAACTGGACGACGAAAAGGACGTGATTTTCGAACACGGGCAGGGCGCACATGCGCTGCTGTTCGACCTTGGCAACCCCGCATCTTGA
- a CDS encoding flavodoxin family protein, producing the protein MTQVAIVYHSGYGHTRRMAQAVADGAAQAAEVHAIEVDAQGNVPDAAWDKLASADAIVFGSPTYMGTVSWQFKKFADASSKPWFGQKWKDKLAAGFTNSASMNGDKHSTLHYLVTLAMQHSMLWVGTGLMPSNSKAATRNDINYVASFAGAMASTPSDASVEEMLEGDLQTARLFGQRVAEQAARLAAR; encoded by the coding sequence ATGACACAGGTAGCGATCGTTTACCACAGTGGCTATGGCCACACCCGCCGCATGGCCCAGGCCGTCGCCGACGGTGCCGCACAGGCCGCCGAGGTGCATGCTATCGAAGTCGATGCGCAAGGCAATGTGCCGGACGCAGCCTGGGACAAGCTGGCCTCCGCCGATGCCATCGTGTTCGGCAGCCCGACTTACATGGGCACCGTATCCTGGCAGTTCAAGAAATTCGCCGACGCGAGTTCCAAGCCCTGGTTCGGTCAGAAGTGGAAGGACAAGCTGGCAGCCGGCTTCACCAATTCCGCCTCGATGAATGGCGACAAGCATTCGACACTGCATTACCTGGTGACGCTGGCGATGCAGCACAGCATGCTGTGGGTCGGCACCGGCCTGATGCCGAGCAACAGCAAGGCGGCCACGCGCAACGACATCAATTACGTGGCGTCCTTCGCCGGCGCGATGGCGTCTACGCCGTCCGATGCGTCGGTAGAGGAAATGCTCGAAGGGGATCTGCAGACTGCACGGCTGTTCGGCCAGCGGGTGGCGGAGCAGGCGGCGCGGCTGGCTGCCCGCTGA
- a CDS encoding peptidylprolyl isomerase: protein MKHTFSILSLAVMTAFAAPAMAQQKAKEKPAAASAEGVLATVNGKTIPQGRADIMVRNQIAQGQQDGEQLRNAVREELIRREVLTQAAATKGLDKNAALMHQADLARQAVLIQAYLQEYVRANPVSEATVKAEYDKVKAGLGDKEYKARHILVKTEDKAKEIIGKLQVGEKFEDLAKDSEDPGSKDRGGDLGWSAPAQYVKPFSDALVKLEKGKFTPQPIRTDFGYHVIKLEDVRDLKVPPFEEAKAQIAQRLEQQTIAAHVNELRQKASVK from the coding sequence ATGAAACACACGTTCTCGATTCTGTCCCTCGCCGTCATGACTGCCTTCGCCGCACCGGCGATGGCGCAGCAGAAGGCGAAGGAAAAGCCGGCTGCCGCTTCGGCCGAGGGCGTGCTCGCCACGGTCAATGGCAAGACCATCCCGCAGGGCCGCGCCGACATCATGGTGCGCAATCAGATCGCCCAGGGACAGCAGGACGGCGAGCAGCTGCGCAACGCCGTGCGCGAAGAGCTGATCCGCCGCGAAGTGCTGACGCAGGCCGCGGCGACCAAGGGGCTGGACAAGAACGCCGCCCTGATGCATCAGGCGGATCTGGCCCGCCAGGCCGTGTTGATCCAGGCTTACCTGCAGGAGTACGTGCGCGCCAATCCGGTCAGCGAAGCGACCGTCAAGGCCGAGTACGACAAGGTGAAGGCCGGTCTGGGCGACAAGGAATACAAGGCGCGCCACATCCTGGTGAAGACCGAGGACAAGGCGAAGGAAATCATCGGCAAGCTGCAGGTCGGCGAAAAGTTCGAAGATCTGGCCAAGGACTCGGAAGATCCGGGCTCCAAGGACCGCGGTGGAGACCTCGGCTGGAGCGCGCCGGCCCAATACGTGAAGCCGTTCTCCGATGCGCTGGTCAAGCTCGAGAAGGGCAAGTTCACACCGCAGCCGATCCGCACCGACTTCGGCTACCACGTGATCAAGCTGGAAGACGTGCGCGACCTGAAGGTGCCGCCGTTCGAAGAAGCCAAGGCGCAGATCGCCCAGCGCCTCGAACAGCAGACCATCGCAGCGCACGTTAACGAACTTCGCCAGAAGGCTTCGGTCAAATAA
- a CDS encoding BolA family protein, whose translation MTVESAIRERLAALEPAALELVDESHLHAGHAGARSGGRHYRLSIESARFTGRRLMERHRLIYAALGDLMQHDIHALSITARAPGDADPV comes from the coding sequence ATGACAGTCGAATCCGCCATTCGCGAGCGGCTCGCAGCACTTGAACCGGCGGCGCTCGAACTGGTCGACGAATCACATCTGCACGCCGGACACGCCGGTGCGCGATCCGGCGGACGGCACTACCGGCTGTCCATCGAATCCGCCCGCTTCACGGGGCGACGGCTGATGGAACGCCACCGCCTCATCTACGCTGCACTGGGCGACCTGATGCAGCACGACATCCACGCCCTGTCGATCACGGCGCGCGCCCCCGGCGACGCGGACCCGGTTTGA
- a CDS encoding YciI family protein produces MFYVLMGEDAPGSLPKRLAARPDHLHRLQLLQDEGRLLLAGPMPAIDAVDPGEAGFSGSLIVAEFDSLDDAREWADEDPYTVQGVFERITIKPFRKVFPP; encoded by the coding sequence ATGTTTTATGTTCTGATGGGTGAAGACGCGCCGGGCAGCCTGCCGAAGCGGCTCGCTGCGCGGCCTGATCACCTGCATCGCCTGCAGTTGCTGCAGGACGAAGGACGCCTGCTGCTGGCCGGTCCGATGCCGGCGATCGACGCGGTCGACCCGGGCGAAGCCGGTTTCAGCGGCAGCCTGATTGTCGCCGAGTTCGATTCGCTCGACGATGCGCGCGAATGGGCCGACGAAGACCCCTACACGGTTCAGGGCGTGTTCGAGCGCATCACGATCAAGCCCTTCCGCAAGGTATTTCCGCCGTGA
- a CDS encoding septation protein A, which yields MKFLFDLLPVLLFFAAYKFANASPEASHSLVTQALGDGIAVTQGPILIATAVAIIATIGQVLWLMARGRKVEIMLWVSLGIIVVFGGATLLFHDATFIKWKPTVLYWLFAGTLAGAALFLKRNLIRSLMQAQIELPEAVWTRLNLSWIGFFAAMGVLNLYVAFSFSEETWVDFKLYGGMGLMFLFVLAQGAMLSRHVDEKNS from the coding sequence ATGAAATTTCTGTTCGATCTGCTGCCGGTCCTGCTGTTCTTTGCAGCCTACAAATTCGCCAACGCGTCGCCCGAGGCGTCCCATTCGCTGGTCACCCAGGCCCTGGGCGACGGCATCGCCGTCACCCAGGGCCCGATACTGATCGCCACCGCCGTCGCGATCATCGCGACGATAGGGCAGGTCCTGTGGCTGATGGCACGCGGGCGCAAGGTGGAAATCATGCTGTGGGTCAGCCTGGGCATCATCGTCGTGTTCGGCGGCGCGACGCTGCTGTTCCACGACGCGACCTTCATCAAATGGAAACCGACCGTGTTGTACTGGTTGTTCGCAGGCACGCTGGCCGGTGCCGCGCTGTTCCTGAAACGCAACCTGATCCGCAGCCTGATGCAGGCCCAGATCGAACTGCCCGAAGCCGTGTGGACGCGGCTCAATCTGTCATGGATCGGCTTCTTCGCGGCCATGGGCGTGCTGAATCTTTACGTTGCCTTCAGTTTCAGCGAGGAAACCTGGGTGGATTTCAAGCTTTACGGTGGCATGGGTCTCATGTTCCTGTTCGTGCTTGCGCAGGGGGCGATGCTGTCGCGTCACGTTGACGAGAAGAACTCCTGA
- a CDS encoding HU family DNA-binding protein — MNKAELIEALAKKADVSKAAAGRLLDGFLESVTTELKKGGKVTLVGFGTFATGKRAARTGRNPRTGATIKIPAAKTAKFTAGAALKKSINKK, encoded by the coding sequence ATGAACAAAGCAGAACTGATCGAAGCACTCGCCAAGAAAGCTGACGTTTCCAAAGCCGCAGCAGGTCGTCTGCTCGACGGTTTTCTCGAATCTGTCACGACCGAACTGAAGAAGGGTGGAAAAGTGACCCTGGTCGGCTTCGGTACCTTTGCCACCGGCAAGCGTGCTGCCCGTACCGGCCGCAATCCGCGCACCGGCGCCACGATCAAGATTCCTGCTGCCAAGACTGCGAAATTCACCGCGGGCGCTGCGCTGAAGAAGTCGATCAACAAGAAGTAA
- the yaaA gene encoding peroxide stress protein YaaA has product MIIVLSPAKSLDYESPLPAASATRPDFLDRSAMLVDILKLKSPAAIASLMSISDPLAALNAARYADWTPDYDAPRGRPAALAFNGDVYDGLDARSLDRAGLDWLQQHVRILSGLYGVLRPLDLMLPYRLEMSTRLVNPSGRDLYAFWGDLPAQALNALLENDSRPVLVNLASDEYFKAVRRKTLKAEVIQPVFQDWKGETYKVISFFAKRARGLMARYAADHRIEDVDALKDFAVDGYAFDGSASSDTQWIFRRRLA; this is encoded by the coding sequence ATGATCATTGTCCTGTCTCCCGCCAAGTCGCTCGACTACGAATCACCCTTGCCCGCTGCCAGCGCGACGCGGCCCGATTTTCTGGATCGCTCGGCCATGCTGGTGGATATCCTGAAGCTCAAAAGTCCGGCCGCCATCGCATCGCTGATGAGCATTTCCGATCCGCTGGCTGCGCTGAACGCCGCACGCTACGCTGACTGGACGCCTGACTACGACGCTCCGCGCGGTCGTCCGGCCGCGCTGGCGTTCAACGGCGACGTGTACGACGGACTCGACGCCCGTTCGCTCGACCGTGCCGGACTCGACTGGCTGCAGCAGCATGTGCGCATCCTGTCCGGGCTTTACGGGGTGCTGCGACCGCTCGACCTGATGCTGCCCTACCGGCTGGAAATGAGTACCCGGCTGGTCAATCCGTCGGGCAGGGATCTGTACGCGTTCTGGGGCGATCTGCCCGCGCAGGCGCTGAACGCCCTGCTGGAGAACGATTCGCGGCCGGTGCTGGTCAACCTCGCCAGCGACGAATACTTCAAGGCCGTCAGGCGCAAGACGCTGAAGGCGGAAGTGATCCAGCCGGTGTTCCAGGACTGGAAGGGTGAAACCTACAAGGTGATCAGCTTTTTCGCCAAGCGCGCGCGCGGCCTGATGGCGCGCTACGCAGCCGACCATCGCATCGAGGACGTCGATGCCCTGAAGGACTTTGCCGTTGACGGCTACGCCTTCGACGGCAGCGCGTCGTCGGACACGCAGTGGATATTCAGAAGACGCCTCGCCTGA
- a CDS encoding dienelactone hydrolase family protein — protein MDSSAAKPAAGLPGDPERRDFLRTATVAGFALAAQPVMAQQIITTPATGLDTGMAEVDTADAQKLPVYFARPAGKAKPPVVLVVQEIFGVHEHIRDVCRRFARAGYFAIAPELYFRQGDPSKISSVPEILERIVSRVGDAQVMSDLDSCVAWAAQSGGDAARLAATGFCWGGRITWLYAAHQPALRAGVAWYGKLDGLPGELTPNHPIDLADALKAPVLGLYGGKDQGIPNSDVDAMRDALTKSPAEAARRSDIVLYPEAPHGFHADFRPSYREADARDGWQRCLDWMSANGA, from the coding sequence GTGGATTCGAGCGCTGCAAAACCTGCCGCTGGTCTGCCGGGCGACCCGGAGCGGCGCGACTTCCTGCGTACGGCAACGGTGGCCGGCTTCGCACTGGCCGCGCAGCCGGTGATGGCGCAGCAGATCATCACGACGCCCGCGACAGGTCTGGACACCGGCATGGCCGAGGTCGATACGGCCGATGCGCAGAAGCTGCCGGTTTATTTCGCCCGCCCGGCAGGCAAGGCCAAGCCGCCGGTGGTGCTGGTGGTGCAGGAAATATTCGGCGTACACGAACATATCCGTGATGTCTGCCGGCGCTTTGCCCGGGCCGGTTATTTCGCGATTGCGCCCGAGCTGTACTTTCGCCAGGGCGATCCGTCGAAGATAAGCAGCGTGCCGGAAATACTCGAACGCATCGTGTCGCGCGTCGGCGATGCGCAGGTGATGAGCGATCTCGACAGCTGCGTCGCCTGGGCCGCGCAGTCCGGTGGCGATGCGGCCCGTCTGGCGGCAACCGGTTTCTGCTGGGGCGGCCGCATCACCTGGCTGTACGCCGCGCATCAACCCGCGCTGCGCGCCGGTGTGGCGTGGTACGGCAAGCTTGACGGCCTGCCGGGCGAGCTCACGCCGAATCATCCGATCGATCTGGCCGACGCGCTCAAGGCGCCGGTGCTCGGCCTGTACGGCGGCAAGGATCAGGGCATTCCGAACAGCGACGTCGATGCCATGCGTGATGCCCTGACGAAGTCGCCGGCCGAGGCGGCGCGACGGTCGGACATCGTGCTGTATCCGGAGGCGCCGCATGGTTTTCACGCCGACTTCCGGCCGAGCTATCGTGAAGCCGACGCCAGGGATGGCTGGCAGCGCTGCCTTGACTGGATGTCCGCCAACGGCGCCTGA
- the ybiB gene encoding DNA-binding protein YbiB, with protein MLSQQTLTDMLSALGRGGEEGRDLAEEEAYGLFADMLDGRIPALELGAVLASLRWKNESADELAGFARALNERVPVIELPQHRPRMVVIPSYSRAGRAPNLMPLLALMLARLEVPVLVHGLVGHGTRAGSIDVFERLGHAPCSSLADAQTTLNSGRCAVLPTELLSPSLDSLIRLRDRMGNRNTAHVVAKLLDPAPLRSLRVICAADAQLLSRLHDMFLRAPERALLMRAPDDDSFADPMRRPRIQMFEHQTARTLFEAEIGTPQLVNPLPPAEDIDATSVCIREMLEGHRAIPQPLLNQVAACLFGSGSARDLTHAKATVSLGLAHATPHSAH; from the coding sequence ATGTTGAGCCAACAGACCCTGACAGACATGCTGTCCGCGTTGGGCCGCGGTGGCGAAGAAGGCCGGGATCTGGCGGAAGAAGAGGCATACGGCCTGTTCGCCGACATGCTGGACGGCCGCATTCCTGCGCTCGAACTCGGTGCCGTGCTGGCCAGCCTGCGCTGGAAGAACGAGTCGGCCGACGAGCTGGCCGGCTTTGCGCGCGCGCTCAACGAACGTGTCCCGGTCATCGAGCTGCCGCAGCATAGGCCTCGCATGGTGGTCATTCCAAGCTATTCGCGCGCCGGTCGGGCACCCAACCTGATGCCGCTGCTTGCGCTTATGCTGGCGCGTCTCGAAGTGCCCGTGCTGGTGCATGGACTCGTGGGCCATGGTACTCGGGCGGGCAGCATCGACGTGTTCGAGCGACTCGGGCATGCGCCCTGCAGCAGTCTGGCCGACGCGCAGACCACGCTGAACTCTGGGCGTTGTGCAGTGCTGCCGACCGAATTGCTCAGCCCTTCGCTGGACAGTCTGATCCGCCTGCGGGATCGCATGGGCAACCGCAATACTGCACACGTCGTCGCAAAGCTGCTCGATCCGGCACCGCTGCGCAGCCTGCGCGTCATCTGCGCGGCCGATGCCCAGCTCCTGTCGCGACTGCACGACATGTTCCTGCGCGCACCGGAGCGTGCGCTGCTGATGCGCGCCCCTGACGACGATTCGTTTGCCGATCCAATGCGCCGACCGCGCATCCAGATGTTCGAACACCAGACCGCCCGCACGCTGTTCGAAGCAGAGATCGGTACGCCGCAGCTGGTCAATCCGCTGCCGCCTGCGGAAGACATCGACGCCACCAGCGTATGCATACGTGAAATGCTGGAAGGTCACCGGGCCATCCCGCAACCGCTGCTCAACCAGGTGGCTGCCTGCCTGTTCGGCAGCGGTTCGGCACGCGACCTGACGCATGCCAAGGCCACCGTTTCGCTCGGGCTGGCGCACGCAACACCGCACTCGGCCCACTGA
- a CDS encoding nitrate reductase codes for MTDTRHETRSTCCYCGVGCGVIIEHDGSRISGVRGDPEHPANFGRLCSKGATLHLSARPETRALHPELRLARDAQRTRVGWDAALGHAAERFASLIEAHGPDSVAFYISGQLLTEDYYAFNKLAKGLIGTNNVDTNSRLCMSSAVSAYKMTLGADAPPCSYEDIDQTDCLLIAGGNPAYAHPIVYRRIEDARRANPALKVIVIDPRRTDTASDADLHLALLPGTDVWLFNAMLHVLLWEGHADDAFIRAHTEGFEALRRHVRDVTPAVAAEICGLRAEDIVTAAQWFGSAKAAMSMWCQGLNQSHHGTHNGTALIALHLATGQIGRPGAGPFSLTGQPNAMGGREVGGMANLLSGHRDLANPEHRAEVARLWGIDEVPAQPGLTAVELFEGVRSGKVKAIWIACTNPAHSMPDQALITEALQAAEFVVVQDACRSTETAAFADLLLPATTWGEKEGTVTNSERRITHVKAALPAPGEARADWRIACDFAHALAPRIGRDAMSLFPYDTVEQLFDEHAGTTRGRDLDITGLSYALLDRLGPQQWPFPAGADAGRARLYTECTFATADGRARFVVPVTTTTAEKIDARFPLHLNTGRLRDQWHCMSRTGLVAQLYSHVDEPRVEVHADDLARRGLADGDLVRVRSRRGNIVLRAHASAAQRPGSAFVAMHWGRNTLSNSGANALTAGRTDPYSKQPELKHAAVQIARADLPYQALLLRTEASDEAAVSAALQRSEALAPVLARFAYAALSLAGRERPVLVLRIAHDAPIPDDWLADIDRICALDNPACLVYRDARRDITKRALIEDGLLTGIRLTGETAAAGWLRDVMTGRQPTTDLRRWLFAPLVTPPVATVTRGRIVCNCLDVAEPDIALAIDAGADLLSLQQSLRCGTSCGSCVPELKRMLDARRQAA; via the coding sequence ATGACCGACACCCGACACGAAACCCGCTCGACCTGCTGCTACTGCGGTGTCGGGTGCGGCGTGATCATCGAACACGACGGCAGCCGCATCAGCGGTGTTCGCGGCGACCCCGAGCATCCGGCGAATTTCGGCCGGCTGTGCTCCAAGGGGGCGACGCTGCACCTCAGTGCGAGGCCAGAAACGCGCGCGCTGCATCCGGAACTGCGCCTTGCGCGCGACGCGCAGCGCACGCGCGTCGGCTGGGATGCTGCGCTCGGCCATGCCGCCGAACGGTTTGCGTCCCTCATCGAAGCGCACGGCCCGGATTCGGTTGCCTTCTACATTTCCGGCCAGCTGCTGACCGAGGATTACTACGCCTTCAACAAGCTGGCGAAGGGCCTGATCGGCACCAACAATGTCGACACCAATTCGCGCCTGTGCATGAGTTCGGCCGTGTCGGCCTACAAGATGACGCTGGGCGCCGACGCGCCACCCTGCTCCTACGAAGACATCGACCAAACGGACTGTCTGCTGATCGCCGGTGGCAACCCGGCCTACGCGCACCCCATCGTCTATCGCCGCATCGAGGACGCGCGGCGCGCCAATCCGGCACTGAAGGTGATCGTCATCGACCCGCGTCGCACCGACACCGCGTCCGACGCGGACCTGCATCTGGCGCTTCTGCCCGGCACCGATGTCTGGCTGTTCAACGCCATGCTGCACGTGCTGCTGTGGGAAGGTCATGCCGACGACGCCTTCATTCGTGCGCACACCGAAGGCTTCGAGGCACTGCGCAGGCACGTGCGCGACGTGACACCGGCGGTCGCGGCGGAAATCTGCGGCCTGCGCGCCGAAGACATCGTCACCGCCGCGCAGTGGTTCGGTTCGGCGAAGGCCGCGATGTCGATGTGGTGTCAGGGCCTGAACCAGTCGCATCACGGCACGCACAACGGCACGGCGCTCATCGCGCTGCATCTGGCCACCGGCCAGATCGGCCGCCCGGGTGCCGGTCCATTCTCGCTGACCGGGCAGCCCAATGCGATGGGCGGACGCGAAGTCGGCGGCATGGCCAATCTGCTGTCCGGCCATCGTGACCTCGCCAACCCGGAACACCGGGCCGAAGTCGCCCGGCTGTGGGGTATCGATGAGGTCCCGGCGCAACCCGGCCTGACCGCGGTCGAGCTGTTCGAGGGTGTGCGCAGCGGCAAGGTTAAGGCGATCTGGATCGCCTGTACCAATCCGGCGCACTCGATGCCCGATCAGGCGCTGATCACCGAAGCGCTGCAGGCGGCCGAATTCGTCGTCGTGCAGGACGCCTGCCGCAGCACCGAAACGGCCGCCTTCGCCGACCTGCTGCTGCCGGCGACCACCTGGGGCGAAAAGGAAGGCACGGTCACCAACTCGGAACGCCGCATCACACATGTGAAGGCGGCACTGCCGGCACCGGGCGAAGCGCGCGCCGACTGGCGCATCGCCTGCGATTTCGCTCACGCGCTGGCGCCCCGGATCGGCCGCGACGCGATGAGTCTGTTCCCTTACGACACGGTGGAACAGCTGTTTGACGAACACGCCGGAACCACGCGCGGACGCGACCTCGACATCACCGGTCTGAGCTACGCACTGCTCGACCGGCTCGGTCCGCAGCAATGGCCCTTCCCCGCCGGCGCCGATGCCGGCCGGGCACGCCTGTACACCGAGTGCACGTTCGCGACCGCGGACGGCCGGGCACGCTTTGTCGTACCGGTCACCACCACCACCGCTGAAAAGATCGATGCGCGCTTCCCGCTGCACCTGAATACCGGCCGCCTGCGCGACCAGTGGCACTGCATGAGCCGCACCGGGCTGGTGGCGCAGCTGTACAGCCATGTCGACGAGCCACGCGTCGAGGTACACGCCGACGATCTGGCGCGCCGCGGTCTGGCAGACGGCGATCTGGTGCGCGTTCGGAGCCGGCGCGGCAACATCGTGCTGCGCGCGCACGCCAGCGCGGCCCAGCGACCGGGCAGCGCATTCGTCGCGATGCACTGGGGGCGCAACACGCTTTCGAACAGTGGTGCCAATGCACTGACTGCCGGCCGGACCGACCCCTACTCGAAGCAGCCGGAACTCAAGCACGCGGCAGTGCAGATCGCCCGCGCCGACCTGCCCTATCAGGCGCTGCTGCTACGCACCGAAGCCAGCGACGAGGCCGCCGTCAGTGCCGCGCTGCAGCGGTCGGAGGCGCTGGCTCCGGTGTTGGCACGGTTTGCCTACGCTGCACTGTCACTGGCCGGCCGGGAGCGCCCGGTGCTGGTGCTGCGCATCGCGCACGACGCACCTATTCCGGACGACTGGCTGGCCGACATAGACCGCATCTGCGCGCTCGACAACCCGGCCTGCCTGGTCTATCGCGACGCGCGGCGCGACATCACGAAGCGCGCGCTGATCGAGGACGGCCTGCTGACCGGCATACGGCTGACCGGCGAAACCGCAGCAGCCGGCTGGCTGCGTGACGTCATGACCGGACGCCAGCCGACGACCGATCTGCGGCGCTGGCTGTTCGCACCGCTGGTCACGCCGCCGGTGGCCACCGTCACGCGCGGGCGCATCGTGTGCAATTGCCTCGATGTCGCCGAGCCCGACATCGCGCTCGCCATCGACGCCGGTGCGGATCTGTTGTCGCTGCAGCAGTCACTGCGTTGCGGCACCTCATGCGGGTCCTGCGTGCCCGAGTTGAAACGCATGCTGGATGCACGACGGCAGGCGGCATAA